The nucleotide window ttttggggaaacgcaGTAGCTAAGTAAAGGCTGGTCGGGTACCTGCTAAAGACATTTAGTAAGTAAGTGTAAGTGGTGCAGGTGTCTGCATTCGTGTTGCAGTACCGGAAGAGATCTTGCCTTCCCCTTTCTTCTCCTACCTGTAAAGCAGTCGAAAAGTCGGGGCTTCTTTAGGGCTTTTGAAATTTTACCCAGGCAGCAGCTTTGTCATGCTGGACTAATGGAAGATGAAGTGGGCAAAAGGAAGCTGAGGAAACAGTTCTAAGCATTCATTCTTTTCCcaaagctctgcggccggacagatcatccgtccgctacttaagtaccggccgggatgatccagccagagaccggccgttccgtgacctggccgggtcacggaacggccggtcttatacgacgtgtgaacatagcccaaaactgcATTAAAACACATGCAGTCTTTAGTAAAACAATGCAAACAGCAGATTTACTACATGCTACAATATTTGACAAAATACAATTCAATCCTCTCTTACATAGCTAGCCACTAACACTTATAGAGTTTTACAGTAATTGCTGCTGGCACCTCAACTTTacgctacttaaaggggttatcgagcgctacaaaaacatggccactttccccctactgttgtctccagtttgggtgtggttttgaaacttagttccattgaagtaaatggagcttaattgcaaactgcacctgaactggagacaacagtagggggaaaagtggccatgtttttgtagtgctggataacccatttaaaagtGGCACTCATAGTGGCACTTGCTGTCTGAGGCTACAAGggtgagccaatggctcctacCTCTGGCAATCATAGTGCAGCatcatgtaactgtgagcgctcattattAGTGTTTATGGTTAAAGtgaaggccacagcacttgcctAGGCTCACTGGGTGCTGGTGTTAGCCCTGCCACTACCTTTTGTCGTCAGGTGGCACTGCCTGAGGCAGCATGCAGTTACCAATAGCTGTGCAACATTGCTGATAATTCTGGCAACATCATATGGCGATTGGTGGACAGAGGCGGCAGGAGAGAACACTGGGTTAGATTTTAAAGtaagcaccacttcctgcaggacatacagcagccaataagtactaTCAggtttgacatttttaaatagaagtaacttacaaatctatataactttttgacaccctttgatttaaaaactttttttatgcaGAGAGGTAAGGTGGGCAAAAAACAGCAGTTTACAAATTGGTTATTTATGTATTTAGTTATTTTTGTTAGCCTCTGACTGCAATAGGAGTACTAACATGGCCTTCACTTGGCCCCTATTTGCCATGATATTCCTGTGATACCCTGAAATGGAGCGGCTCTCCCTATGTCTAACCCCTCAAATGTTGCTGTTGTTATTGGCTGCAGCATCTGAGGGGCTAAATGGCTGGAATCTGAGTTATGTCGATCACCCTCCTCATAGGAAACAGGCTCAGCTCCTGATGCACTTGTCATGCAATGTATGGAGGATTAAATCAATGagttaatattagagatgagcgaaccctgagcatgctagagtccatccaaacccgatcgttcggcatttgattagtggtgactgctaaagttggataaagccctaaggctatgtggaaatcatggatatagtcattggctgtatccatgttttccaaacaaccttagagctttatccaacttcagcagccgccgctaatcaaataccaatttttcgggttcggatgggctcgAGCCTGCttgaggttccctcatctctagttaatatgCATCAGTAGGTTACTCCACAGCATATCATAACTACAGTCCATTCTGTGATTACTTTCATCCCCAAACTTGGGAACTTCAGTAAAATTCAGTGAAAATGACAAAAATACAAATAATATGTCAACTCTAACAGAAATGAAGTAAGGTGTGTTGAAGGAGGTTTAATCTGTATCAGAGGGACTAAAACAAGATCTGTACCTATACGAGGTATGACTCAGCGCTATGTATCCGAGAGCAGGTTCATTCATGACCTTTACAACTATTACACATCAGCAGGTCAGAGCTCGTGGTGCTGGGTCCTAGTTTATAGCTTTGTGACGTAGCTGTTACATGTATAAATGTGGAGAAGCCCTTATCAGGAAAGCTTCATTCTGCTGAGATACAGAGAAAGAACATGGCTCCAATGCAGCTCCCTCTATTCTTCACCACTACTATTATATTACTAACTTCTGGACATGTAGCCTTTGTTAATGCTGGGACCTTTCTTGTGGTGCCTGTAGATGGCAGCCACTGGCTTAGCATGCGTCCTGTGGTGGATATGCTGATACAGAAAGGACATCATGCTGTCATTGTCGCACCAGATATTAACGTTCATCTTAAGGCGTCTCAAGACTGTGAAGTGAAGACTTTCCCTGTATCTTACACATTTCAGCAACTACAGGACCATTACTTTTCTTTCTCATATGAGCTCTTCACGCAAAGACCTGCACTGGAGAAGTTCTTAACAGTCCAAAGAAACCTGAAAGAAGGAACAGCCTTTATGCTAGACGTCTGTGCTCGACTGTTGAACAATTCTCAGCTAATCCAGTCCTTAGAGGAGATGACCTTTGATGTTGTCTTCACAGATCCTATCCTCCCGTGTGGTCAGATACTTGCTGAGCACCTTTCTGTGCCCTCTGTTTTTTTCTTGCGTGGCATACCGTGTCATCTAGATGCCAAAGCTTCACAGTGTCCAATACCATTATCATATGTGCCAAGGATGCTGACCGGCCTGACAGATCATATGAGTTTTCCTCAGCGGGTGAAGAATCTCTTGTATGATCTAACGACACCTTTTCTTTGCAATATGGCTTACACTCCCTACCAGCAGCTGGCTTCTGAGTTTTTAAAGAGGGATGTAGATTTGCAAGAAATTCTTGGCCATGCAGCTATTTGGCTGATGAGACTGGACTTTGTCTTAGACTTTCCACGGCCGCTGATGCCCAACATGATCATGATAGGAGGAATCAACTGCGCTCAGACAAAACCTTTAAATCAGGTGCGAATTGAAATCTTTGATACCATTTGtatttatgtaaaataaataaataaataaataataaataaataaacaggacatatgtgggcacagtatagcagcattctctgtctggggagagcagggttacagctatggagagattacctccacagtcctgtcccctgatgtaagccccagcctgaagtggatctgccatgatctggaaagtgagggagacttcctgggtcagagtacagtgctgtagaccacgctatgcagaccatgccccactcttgatccccctcccacccagtacagggagctcttaaaccaaagcaatgctcttgaaccaagtcataattttgaaaaactgtgagctcttcttgcaaaacactcttaat belongs to Dendropsophus ebraccatus isolate aDenEbr1 chromosome 9, aDenEbr1.pat, whole genome shotgun sequence and includes:
- the LOC138800916 gene encoding UDP-glucuronosyltransferase 1A5-like isoform X2, which encodes MAPMQLPLFFTTTIILLTSGHVAFVNAGTFLVVPVDGSHWLSMRPVVDMLIQKGHHAVIVAPDINVHLKASQDCEVKTFPVSYTFQQLQDHYFSFSYELFTQRPALEKFLTVQRNLKEGTAFMLDVCARLLNNSQLIQSLEEMTFDVVFTDPILPCGQILAEHLSVPSVFFLRGIPCHLDAKASQCPIPLSYVPRMLTGLTDHMSFPQRVKNLLYDLTTPFLCNMAYTPYQQLASEFLKRDVDLQEILGHAAIWLMRLDFVLDFPRPLMPNMIMIGGINCAQTKPLNQDFENLVNSSGEHGFVVFSLGSMVSEIPMNKAMDIAEALGSIPQTVIWRYTGKVPSNLANNTHLVKWLPQNDLLAHPKVRAFITHAGSHGIYEGICNAVPMVMLPLFGDQMDNAKRIESRGAGVTLNVLDMTPEDLSNALDRVINDPSFKKNIDRLSALHLDRPVHPLDLAVHWVEFVMRHKGAPHLRPAAHDLNWIQYHSLDVFAFLLAVLVTTLFISFKCCTYTCRRCCGRKSRPKSKSKKE